A region from the Bacillus sp. 2205SS5-2 genome encodes:
- a CDS encoding phosphotransferase: MKLSEIQPQQYEQLHSEHSYWDEKIKAIAQKEQLPFETLCRFSYGGTIVYSLDERVVIKLFPSFDQQEFLIEQEILQHLKHHPLPVEVPELIGVGKFEGWSYVTMNQVEGNLLVELWDALSFNEKKLIACDLGLLIQKVHALPTGSLVESEIKWEQFITEQWIG; this comes from the coding sequence ATGAAACTATCAGAAATACAACCGCAACAGTATGAACAGCTACACAGTGAACATTCTTATTGGGATGAAAAAATAAAAGCAATTGCCCAAAAGGAACAATTACCTTTCGAGACCCTTTGTCGCTTTTCTTATGGTGGGACTATCGTCTATAGCCTAGATGAACGAGTGGTTATAAAGTTATTTCCCTCTTTCGACCAACAAGAGTTCCTCATTGAGCAAGAGATTCTTCAGCATCTAAAGCATCATCCTCTTCCCGTCGAGGTCCCTGAGCTGATTGGAGTAGGGAAATTTGAAGGTTGGAGCTATGTCACGATGAATCAGGTTGAAGGGAATCTTCTAGTTGAGCTATGGGACGCGCTTTCATTTAATGAAAAAAAGCTGATTGCCTGTGATTTAGGGCTGTTAATCCAAAAAGTACATGCTCTTCCGACAGGTTCATTAGTCGAAAGTGAGATTAAATGGGAACAATTTATTACGGAGCAGTGGATAGGGTAA
- a CDS encoding phosphotransferase: MGTIYYGAVDRVRPHHQQMGLSSSLLEMVEPYVREENIQLCPQKVLLTGEYTPFNLLMKKREGSWRLHGLIDFADCFLGDATYDLLGPIMFMFFTEEGLTQQFLESYGYKGSKEQLMTYLLLHRFSDLPYYMSKSDSSQEAKTIEELEDVFF; encoded by the coding sequence ATGGGAACAATTTATTACGGAGCAGTGGATAGGGTAAGACCACATCATCAACAAATGGGATTGTCTTCTAGCCTTCTAGAAATGGTCGAGCCTTATGTCCGAGAAGAAAACATTCAGTTATGTCCTCAAAAGGTGTTATTAACAGGGGAATATACGCCATTTAATTTACTCATGAAAAAGCGAGAAGGATCTTGGCGACTGCATGGGCTCATCGATTTTGCTGATTGCTTTTTAGGGGATGCAACCTACGACTTATTAGGGCCAATCATGTTTATGTTTTTTACAGAGGAAGGTCTTACCCAGCAATTTTTAGAGAGCTATGGATATAAAGGATCTAAAGAGCAGTTGATGACCTATTTATTGCTTCATCGCTTTAGTGACCTTCCATACTATATGTCCAAAAGTGACTCTTCACAGGAAGCCAAGACAATTGAGGAGCTTGAGGATGTGTTTTTTTAG
- a CDS encoding bifunctional metallophosphatase/5'-nucleotidase, which translates to MKLKIIHTNDLHSHFDQFSRAASLIDAHRDEHTLLLDGGDFADFKSIELQGTRGMAAVELLESLGYDALTIGNNEMFNGPDTLEYMALNSKVPFISNNLLKKDLTSFQSVFKSIVTVKNNLRIMITGSSPDLGGFNDGLGIHISNYKTALIEELNKKRGLYDICILLSHIGTVADEELAKEVPEIDVILSAHDHQLYSEAKTMNGTILNSAGSYGDYIGIVELEVKDSLVKLLHSATIPTRNSDQHSTILSILAKNKEKAIEQLSRPLYELARPLWHDVMEENPLSNLIADGLKDMLDGDLGLINSGICNAGVFHYISQKKLIEICPSPLNPTSIEIKGKYIKAALQQSLDAQVCLADGKGPGFRGKFVGSLHISGAEITHDGRKVLEVFVGERPLEDEEWYTVATSDYLQRGSGYPPLSNNQNELYRPEEIKDVIKLYGQKQEFMEKATIRRWKKRAGISV; encoded by the coding sequence ATGAAACTTAAAATAATCCATACTAATGATCTTCATAGTCATTTTGACCAGTTTTCACGCGCAGCTTCCCTGATTGATGCTCATCGAGATGAACATACATTGCTTCTAGACGGCGGCGATTTTGCAGACTTCAAAAGTATCGAGCTTCAGGGAACAAGGGGCATGGCGGCAGTGGAATTATTAGAATCACTAGGCTATGACGCTCTAACGATTGGAAATAACGAAATGTTCAATGGTCCGGATACACTAGAATATATGGCCCTTAACAGCAAGGTTCCATTTATCAGTAATAATTTACTCAAGAAGGATCTTACATCTTTTCAGAGTGTTTTCAAAAGTATAGTAACTGTAAAAAACAATCTCCGAATTATGATTACAGGATCGTCTCCCGATTTAGGGGGCTTCAATGATGGTTTAGGTATTCATATTTCCAACTATAAAACGGCTCTAATTGAAGAATTGAATAAAAAACGTGGGCTATATGATATCTGTATTCTCCTAAGTCATATCGGAACGGTTGCTGATGAAGAATTAGCAAAGGAAGTACCCGAAATCGATGTAATTCTTTCAGCGCACGACCATCAGCTTTATTCCGAAGCCAAGACGATGAATGGGACTATCCTCAATAGTGCAGGCAGCTATGGTGACTATATTGGCATTGTTGAACTAGAAGTAAAGGATTCGTTGGTGAAGCTGCTGCATTCGGCTACTATCCCCACGAGAAATAGTGATCAACATTCAACAATCTTGTCCATTTTAGCAAAAAATAAAGAAAAAGCAATTGAGCAATTAAGTCGTCCACTTTATGAATTAGCCCGGCCCTTATGGCATGACGTAATGGAAGAAAATCCACTGTCCAATTTGATTGCAGATGGTCTAAAAGATATGTTGGACGGGGATTTAGGTTTGATTAATAGTGGTATTTGTAATGCTGGCGTTTTCCACTATATATCTCAGAAGAAATTAATAGAGATTTGTCCATCCCCTTTAAACCCAACTTCAATTGAAATAAAAGGGAAATATATCAAAGCGGCCCTGCAGCAGTCACTAGATGCTCAAGTTTGTTTAGCAGATGGTAAAGGTCCAGGATTTAGAGGGAAGTTTGTAGGGAGTTTACATATTTCAGGTGCAGAAATCACCCATGATGGAAGAAAGGTGCTAGAGGTATTTGTAGGGGAGCGGCCACTTGAAGATGAAGAATGGTACACGGTCGCCACTTCCGATTATTTACAGCGAGGATCTGGCTACCCGCCTCTTTCAAATAATCAAAATGAACTGTATCGACCAGAAGAAATTAAAGATGTCATTAAACTGTATGGACAAAAACAAGAATTCATGGAGAAGGCAACGATAAGGCGTTGGAAAAAGAGAGCGGGAATCTCGGTGTAA
- a CDS encoding helix-turn-helix domain-containing protein, translating into MAIIINIDVMLAKRKMSVTELSERVGITMANLSILKNAKAKAIRLSTLEAICRALDCQPGDILEYKNDEDTQE; encoded by the coding sequence ATGGCGATAATAATCAATATTGATGTGATGCTGGCTAAAAGAAAAATGAGCGTGACAGAACTTTCGGAGAGGGTTGGAATAACGATGGCTAATCTCTCTATATTGAAAAATGCAAAGGCAAAAGCAATTCGATTATCAACCTTAGAAGCCATTTGTAGGGCTTTAGATTGTCAACCAGGGGATATTTTAGAATACAAAAATGACGAAGACACACAAGAATAG
- a CDS encoding DUF2975 domain-containing protein, with the protein MKQGTTLFLKLAVFIIGTPVLVLCIYGLPWLAGEVAEMHIEWAYLQYLVLVGGYTTAIAFFVALYQALRLLNYIDKNKAFSELSVKSLKNIKNCAITISILYVTGMPFFYLIAEVDDAPGIILLGMVIIFASFVIAVFAAVLQKLLQEAINIKSENDLTV; encoded by the coding sequence ATGAAACAAGGAACAACATTGTTTTTAAAACTAGCTGTTTTTATTATCGGAACTCCTGTTCTTGTTTTGTGTATCTATGGGTTACCTTGGCTAGCAGGTGAAGTCGCAGAAATGCATATAGAATGGGCTTATTTGCAATATCTCGTTTTAGTCGGTGGGTATACGACCGCGATAGCGTTTTTCGTTGCATTGTACCAGGCTTTAAGACTTTTAAACTATATTGACAAGAACAAAGCGTTCTCGGAATTATCCGTAAAGTCGTTAAAAAATATAAAAAACTGTGCAATTACAATTAGTATTTTGTATGTGACTGGCATGCCATTTTTCTATCTCATAGCGGAGGTAGACGACGCCCCAGGAATCATACTACTCGGAATGGTCATTATTTTTGCTTCATTTGTGATTGCTGTCTTTGCTGCTGTGCTACAAAAACTATTACAAGAAGCAATAAATATAAAATCTGAAAATGATTTAACAGTCTGA
- a CDS encoding flavin reductase family protein codes for MHKVINPKILYFGTPVVLVSTRNADGSNNLAPISSVWWMGQSCMVGMSGNSKTVENLLIEKECVLNLPSVELVEKVDRLALLTGKTPIPQYKKDMGYQFEKNKFEIAGFTKQPSREVNAPRVKECPVQLEAVVKNVYSFEQPSAMKAIEMNIVKAHIESSLLTDDGKNHIDSDKWKPLIMSFCEFYGLGEKVFPSTLAKPFTEQANR; via the coding sequence ATGCACAAAGTTATTAACCCGAAAATCTTATACTTTGGTACCCCTGTTGTCCTTGTTAGTACAAGAAATGCTGATGGCTCAAATAATTTAGCTCCTATCTCATCTGTGTGGTGGATGGGACAATCTTGCATGGTAGGGATGAGCGGGAATTCTAAGACAGTGGAAAATCTTCTTATAGAAAAGGAATGTGTCTTAAACCTTCCCTCGGTTGAACTTGTCGAAAAGGTAGATCGTTTAGCTCTTCTAACTGGAAAAACACCTATCCCTCAATATAAAAAAGATATGGGATACCAATTTGAAAAAAACAAATTTGAAATTGCTGGATTCACAAAGCAGCCTTCCAGAGAAGTAAATGCTCCTCGAGTAAAGGAATGTCCCGTTCAATTAGAAGCAGTAGTTAAAAATGTATATTCATTTGAACAACCTAGTGCAATGAAGGCAATAGAGATGAATATAGTAAAAGCACATATCGAGTCTAGCCTATTAACGGATGATGGAAAAAATCATATCGATTCAGATAAATGGAAGCCGCTTATTATGAGCTTTTGTGAATTTTATGGTTTAGGAGAGAAAGTTTTTCCTTCTACGTTAGCCAAACCGTTTACTGAACAGGCAAATAGGTAA
- a CDS encoding bifunctional transcriptional activator/DNA repair enzyme AdaA, with protein sequence MDRREFVMMGIESIKDRQWKAIVENDSAFDGEFYYAVKSTGVYCRPSCKSRIPNLENVVVFKDPDELDSFPFRPCKRCKPDQLLWPEEEWVEEVVHWIDQHYHHHLTLEGIASEHHRSPFHLQRMFKRVKGESPLEYIQKIRLEKAAILLSHTKKSITQISLDVGIMNISYFTTLFKKKNNLTPSQYRKRQQKTK encoded by the coding sequence ATGGATCGAAGGGAGTTCGTTATGATGGGGATTGAATCCATTAAAGATCGTCAATGGAAAGCAATAGTTGAAAATGATTCTGCTTTTGACGGTGAATTTTATTATGCTGTTAAAAGCACTGGGGTTTATTGTCGTCCTTCCTGTAAATCTAGAATTCCTAATCTGGAGAATGTGGTGGTATTTAAAGATCCAGACGAATTGGATTCCTTTCCCTTTCGTCCTTGCAAACGTTGTAAGCCGGATCAACTGTTGTGGCCAGAAGAAGAATGGGTGGAAGAAGTTGTTCATTGGATTGACCAACACTATCATCACCATTTAACATTAGAAGGAATAGCAAGTGAACATCATCGAAGTCCTTTTCATCTTCAAAGAATGTTTAAACGTGTGAAAGGAGAAAGTCCCTTAGAATATATTCAAAAAATCCGGTTAGAAAAGGCCGCAATCCTTCTCTCACACACTAAGAAATCCATCACACAAATTAGTTTAGATGTCGGAATTATGAATATCTCATATTTTACAACGCTGTTTAAAAAGAAAAACAACTTGACACCCTCTCAGTACAGGAAGAGGCAACAAAAGACTAAGTAA
- a CDS encoding RNA-guided endonuclease InsQ/TnpB family protein: protein MFAKTFGCVPFVYNKILDDRISSYQESQESMDQSVKYPTPAQYKPEFPFLKEVDSLALANAQMNLNKAYATFFRDKSGGFPKFKSKKEHHHSYTTNNQKETVYMENGYIKLPKLKTLVRIKQHRPFSSLIKSVTISKTLTNKYFAAVLVEENE, encoded by the coding sequence TTGTTCGCAAAAACCTTCGGATGTGTACCATTTGTCTACAACAAAATACTTGATGACAGAATTAGTTCTTATCAAGAATCTCAAGAAAGCATGGATCAATCTGTCAAGTATCCTACTCCTGCACAATACAAACCTGAATTTCCGTTTCTAAAGGAAGTGGATAGTCTTGCTTTAGCCAATGCACAAATGAATCTAAACAAGGCATACGCTACTTTCTTTCGTGATAAGTCAGGCGGATTCCCAAAGTTCAAAAGTAAAAAGGAACATCACCATAGTTACACGACGAACAACCAAAAAGAAACGGTATACATGGAAAATGGTTATATCAAACTACCAAAACTAAAGACACTAGTAAGAATTAAGCAACACAGACCATTTTCCAGCTTGATTAAGTCAGTAACGATTTCTAAAACCCTTACTAACAAGTATTTCGCTGCTGTTTTAGTAGAAGAAAATGAATAG
- a CDS encoding histidine phosphatase family protein, translated as MRHCEAQGQPSGSPLTEKGFIQAKYLSDFLSNTKIERIKSIPFLRAIQSVEPTSKEIYIKIEIEECLSERIISTLDFPN; from the coding sequence GTGAGACATTGTGAAGCACAGGGGCAACCTTCGGGGTCACCACTAACAGAAAAGGGTTTTATACAAGCGAAATATCTATCTGACTTTTTATCAAATACTAAAATTGAACGTATCAAATCAATCCCTTTTTTACGTGCAATTCAATCAGTGGAACCAACAAGTAAGGAAATATACATAAAAATAGAAATTGAAGAATGTTTGTCAGAACGTATAATAAGTACACTGGATTTCCCAAATTGA